The following are encoded together in the Buteo buteo chromosome 2, bButBut1.hap1.1, whole genome shotgun sequence genome:
- the GID8 gene encoding glucose-induced degradation protein 8 homolog — translation MSYAEKPDEITKDEWMEKLNNLHIQRADMNRLIMNYLVTEGFKEAAEKFRMESGIEPSVDLETLDERIKIREMILKGQIQEAIALINSLHPELLDTNRYLYFHLQQQHLIELIRQRETEAALEFAQTQLAEQGEESRECLTEMERTLALLAFDNPEESPFGDLLNMMQRQKVWSEVNQAVLDYENRESTPKLAKLLKLLLWAQNELDQKKVKYPKMTDLSKGTIEEPK, via the exons ATGAGTTATGCAGAAAAACCTGATGAAATCACGAAAGATGAATGGATGGAAAAACTTAATAACTTGCATATCCAGAGAGCAGACATGAACCGCCTTATCATGAACTACCTTGTTACAG agGGCtttaaagaagcagcagagaaatttCGAATGGAGTCTGGAATTGAACCCAGTGTTGATTTAGAGACTCTcgatgaaagaataaaaattcgAGAAATGATATTGAAAGGACAGATTCAAGAAGCCATTGCGTTAATAAACAGCCTCCATCCAGAATTGCTAGATACAAACAGATATCTTTACTTTCATTTGCAG CAGCAGCATTTGATCGAACTGATTCGGCAGCGTGAGACAGAAGCAGCTCTGGAATTCGCTCAGACCCAATTAGCAGAACAAGGCGAGGAGAGCAGGGAATGTCTGACAGAAATGGAGCGTACGCTGGCTTTGCTTGCCTTTGATAATCCCGAAGAATCACCATTTGGAGACTTGCTTAACATGATGCAGCGACAGAAG gtATGGAGTGAGGTTAATCAAGCTGTTCTAGACTATGAAAATCGTGAATCAACACCCAAGTTGGCAAAATTACTGAAACTACTACTGTGGGCTCAGAATGAGCTGGAccagaagaaagtgaaatatcCCAAAATGACAGACCTCAGCAAGGGGACGATTGAAGAACCCAAGTAA